In a genomic window of Nodosilinea sp. E11:
- a CDS encoding SDR family NAD(P)-dependent oxidoreductase, translating to MTQLQSAVVLITGAAGGFGQELTRQLLLKGSRLILTDRPEVDLRSQIDQLHHTLGQTPGEIVACLSADLATPAGCEELYRQTQALKSPIDVLINNAGIAILGHMVDIPPERWEHLMQVNLMAPMRLSTHFASDMIARRRGHIVNISSLAGWIAMPGLTAYAASKFGLRGFSEGLRHEVAPFNVNVTTVCPCFSRTPLLQCPRFGLWEQADKTVPVPLTTDPVKVMARTIRAIERNQAEVFPDAIASSGRLAKCYLPALPDWISRQIGLSRLPS from the coding sequence ATGACTCAACTTCAGTCTGCGGTGGTGCTGATTACCGGAGCCGCCGGGGGATTTGGCCAAGAACTTACCCGCCAGCTGCTGCTGAAGGGCAGCCGCTTAATTTTGACCGATCGCCCCGAGGTCGATCTGCGATCGCAGATCGACCAGCTCCACCACACCCTGGGCCAGACCCCCGGCGAAATCGTCGCCTGCCTCAGTGCCGACCTGGCCACCCCCGCTGGTTGCGAAGAGCTGTACCGACAAACCCAGGCGCTAAAGTCGCCCATTGATGTGCTGATCAACAACGCCGGTATCGCCATCCTGGGCCACATGGTCGATATCCCCCCCGAGCGGTGGGAACACCTGATGCAGGTCAACCTCATGGCCCCCATGCGCCTGAGCACCCACTTCGCCAGCGATATGATCGCCCGCCGCCGGGGGCATATCGTCAATATTTCTTCCCTCGCCGGATGGATCGCCATGCCCGGCCTCACCGCCTACGCCGCCAGCAAGTTTGGTCTGCGCGGGTTTAGTGAAGGACTGCGCCACGAAGTCGCCCCTTTCAATGTCAATGTCACCACCGTGTGCCCTTGCTTTAGCCGCACGCCTCTGCTCCAGTGCCCCCGCTTTGGCCTGTGGGAGCAAGCCGACAAAACTGTGCCGGTGCCCCTCACCACCGACCCAGTCAAGGTCATGGCCCGCACCATTCGCGCCATTGAGCGAAACCAAGCCGAGGTCTTTCCCGATGCGATCGCCTCCAGCGGGCGACTCGCCAAGTGCTACCTGCCCGCCCTACCCGATTGGATCAGCCGCCAAATCGGCCTGAGTAGATTACCGAGCTAG
- a CDS encoding protein adenylyltransferase SelO, with amino-acid sequence MPAANPLLALDYLPALESLGNDYYDIVAAAEFPKHILRFRNDDVVQRLGLDPATVSDDHFVEAFGKFQGREPFLALRYHGYQFGEYNPFLGDGRGFLYGQVRGSDGTLYDFGTKGSGTTPYSRGGDGMLTLKGGVREVLAAEALHALGVNTSRALSLVETGQALWRGDEPSPTRSSVLVRFSQSHIRFGTFERLEYLNRPDLIAKLLEHVIDLYYPEARLFTDAQERYLHFYGELCDRVARLAAQWMSVGFCHAVLNTDNMSITGESFDYGPFAFMDGYDPRFTAAYFDYGGRYSYGNQPIICQMNLKALQKPLKLIMPEAELEVALEPFKDRYAAYYQQRMLHKLGFESLADDLATTLVSQTIELLSAVEVGYHDFFLGLTQQFLPEWREDVGQIFSTTLEASDPAAIAPLETWRQTYHRCLQSLDAGQMRQVASLLKGTNPQTVLLRPEIEAIWEPITTDDNWQPFYDLLHKIQHPFEQE; translated from the coding sequence ATGCCTGCCGCCAACCCCCTGCTCGCCCTCGACTACCTGCCTGCCCTAGAGTCTCTGGGCAATGACTACTACGACATCGTCGCTGCCGCCGAATTTCCAAAGCACATTCTGCGCTTTCGCAACGACGACGTAGTGCAGCGGCTTGGCCTCGACCCCGCCACCGTCAGCGACGACCACTTTGTCGAAGCCTTTGGCAAATTTCAGGGGCGCGAGCCCTTTTTGGCCCTGCGCTACCACGGCTACCAGTTTGGCGAATACAACCCCTTCTTGGGCGACGGGCGCGGCTTTCTCTACGGCCAGGTGCGCGGCAGCGACGGCACCCTCTACGACTTTGGCACCAAGGGCTCTGGCACCACCCCCTACTCGCGCGGCGGCGACGGTATGCTTACCCTCAAGGGTGGAGTGCGGGAGGTGCTGGCGGCAGAGGCGCTGCACGCCCTGGGGGTCAACACCTCCCGCGCCCTCAGCCTGGTCGAAACCGGGCAGGCCCTCTGGCGGGGCGACGAGCCATCCCCCACCCGATCGTCGGTGCTGGTGCGCTTTAGTCAGTCGCACATTCGCTTTGGCACCTTTGAGCGGCTCGAATATCTCAACCGCCCCGATCTGATCGCCAAGCTGCTAGAGCATGTGATCGACCTCTACTACCCCGAGGCGCGGCTGTTTACCGATGCCCAAGAGCGGTATTTGCACTTTTATGGCGAACTGTGCGATCGCGTCGCCCGCCTCGCCGCCCAGTGGATGTCGGTCGGCTTTTGCCACGCCGTACTCAACACCGACAACATGTCGATCACAGGCGAAAGCTTCGACTACGGCCCCTTCGCCTTTATGGATGGCTACGACCCCCGCTTCACCGCCGCCTACTTTGACTACGGCGGGCGCTACAGCTACGGTAACCAGCCCATCATCTGCCAGATGAACCTCAAGGCGCTGCAAAAGCCCCTCAAGCTGATCATGCCCGAGGCCGAGCTAGAGGTGGCTCTAGAACCCTTTAAAGATCGCTACGCGGCCTACTACCAGCAGCGCATGCTCCACAAACTGGGCTTTGAATCGCTCGCTGATGACCTTGCCACCACCCTCGTTAGCCAAACCATTGAATTACTGAGCGCGGTAGAAGTGGGCTATCACGACTTCTTCCTCGGTCTTACCCAGCAGTTTTTACCCGAGTGGCGCGAGGATGTCGGCCAAATTTTTAGCACTACCCTAGAAGCCTCAGACCCGGCGGCGATCGCCCCGCTCGAAACCTGGCGGCAGACCTACCACCGCTGCTTGCAAAGCCTTGACGCTGGGCAGATGAGGCAAGTGGCTTCGCTGCTGAAAGGTACTAACCCGCAAACCGTGCTGCTGCGTCCCGAAATCGAAGCCATCTGGGAACCCATCACCACCGACGACAACTGGCAACCGTTCTATGACCTGCTGCACAAGATCCAGCATCCGTTTGAGCAGGAATAG
- a CDS encoding DUF3082 domain-containing protein, whose product MADDPTPSTLAPPPTAKILQCFSGSFVAGTIAILAYRMMLAIAANFAARPVLSDNPAVVNISSAVRTLVVGMAALGAGIFGLAALGIFLLGVQLLFQRLTGRPSTLPD is encoded by the coding sequence ATGGCTGACGACCCCACCCCCAGCACCCTCGCCCCGCCCCCCACCGCCAAAATTCTCCAGTGCTTTAGCGGTTCCTTTGTGGCGGGCACCATTGCCATCTTGGCCTACCGCATGATGCTGGCGATCGCCGCCAACTTTGCGGCTCGCCCTGTCTTATCAGACAACCCGGCAGTGGTAAATATTTCCTCAGCCGTGCGCACCCTGGTGGTTGGCATGGCCGCTCTAGGGGCTGGCATCTTTGGCCTCGCCGCTCTGGGGATCTTTTTGCTAGGAGTGCAGCTTTTGTTTCAGCGCCTCACCGGGCGACCCTCCACCCTGCCAGATTAG
- a CDS encoding cryptochrome/photolyase family protein, with product MAIGVWVLGNQLWQEQAALASCEGQAASVLLIESTQFAKERSYHKQKLVLVWSAMRHFADELKNAGWSVTYSIADDTEAALREWINDRDITELRIMDSVDHPFTVWLQGIDLPCKLTILDNNLFLWSTADFNNWADQRQGLLMESFYREGRQRFDVLMEGDQPIGGQWNFDKDNRKPPKGKLNTPVPRWFEPDATTQAVIDKVEALEIPTFGNAIPFKWAVTRDQALEVLEVFIAERLETFGPYQDAMVTGEDTMWHALLSPYLNLGLLHPLEVVERAEEAFIERDLPLNSVEGFIRQVMGWREYMRGLYRHFDADYAQRNWFDHRQPLPEFFWTGEVEMNCLHQAISQIHRTGYAHHIQRLMILSNFSLIAGFIPQEVENWFHAVFIDAYDWVMQTNVIGMGQFADGGLLASKPYASSANYVNKMSDYCKGCRYNPKTRTGEDACPFNFFYWDFLHRHRDKLQTQGRMSFMLKNLDRIQPEELDALQQQAQDWYEAHP from the coding sequence ATGGCGATCGGGGTTTGGGTCTTGGGCAATCAGCTCTGGCAAGAGCAGGCGGCTTTGGCCAGTTGTGAGGGTCAAGCTGCCTCAGTTCTCTTAATAGAATCTACCCAGTTTGCCAAAGAACGCTCCTACCACAAGCAAAAGCTAGTGCTGGTATGGTCGGCCATGCGCCACTTCGCCGACGAATTGAAGAATGCCGGGTGGTCGGTTACCTACAGCATTGCCGACGACACCGAAGCCGCCCTGCGCGAGTGGATTAACGATCGAGACATCACCGAGTTGCGGATTATGGATTCGGTAGATCATCCCTTCACGGTCTGGCTGCAAGGGATAGACCTACCCTGCAAACTCACGATTCTCGACAACAACCTGTTTCTCTGGAGCACTGCCGACTTCAACAACTGGGCCGACCAGCGCCAGGGCCTGCTGATGGAGAGCTTTTACCGCGAAGGCCGCCAGCGCTTCGACGTGCTGATGGAGGGCGACCAGCCCATCGGCGGCCAGTGGAACTTCGACAAAGACAACCGCAAACCGCCCAAGGGCAAGCTCAATACCCCTGTCCCCCGCTGGTTTGAGCCCGACGCGACAACCCAAGCCGTGATCGACAAAGTAGAGGCGTTGGAAATACCGACCTTTGGCAACGCAATACCCTTTAAGTGGGCCGTTACCCGCGATCAGGCCCTAGAGGTGCTGGAGGTGTTTATCGCCGAGCGGCTAGAAACCTTTGGCCCCTACCAAGACGCCATGGTGACGGGGGAAGACACGATGTGGCACGCCCTGCTGTCGCCTTACTTGAACCTGGGTTTACTGCATCCCTTAGAGGTGGTGGAGCGAGCGGAGGAAGCTTTTATAGAACGCGACCTGCCGCTCAACAGCGTGGAGGGTTTCATTCGTCAGGTGATGGGCTGGCGAGAATATATGCGGGGGCTGTACCGTCACTTCGACGCCGACTATGCTCAGCGCAACTGGTTTGACCACCGCCAGCCCCTGCCGGAGTTCTTCTGGACGGGGGAGGTGGAAATGAACTGTCTGCACCAGGCAATTAGTCAGATCCACCGCACCGGCTACGCCCACCACATCCAGCGGCTGATGATTCTCAGCAACTTTTCGCTGATTGCTGGGTTTATTCCTCAAGAGGTCGAAAACTGGTTTCATGCGGTGTTTATCGATGCCTACGACTGGGTAATGCAGACCAACGTGATTGGCATGGGCCAGTTTGCCGATGGCGGGCTGCTGGCCTCTAAGCCCTACGCCTCGTCGGCCAACTATGTGAACAAAATGAGCGACTACTGCAAAGGCTGTCGCTACAACCCCAAAACGCGCACCGGAGAAGACGCCTGCCCATTTAATTTCTTTTACTGGGATTTTCTGCATCGCCACCGCGATAAGTTGCAGACCCAGGGCCGCATGAGCTTTATGCTCAAGAACCTGGACCGGATACAGCCAGAAGAACTAGATGCCCTTCAGCAGCAGGCGCAAGACTGGTACGAAGCTCACCCTTGA
- a CDS encoding IS110 family transposase, translating into MTELSQAHQWVGIDVSKRTLDVYVRPLGLSVQVANSDSGLRELLQALTAFRRETSLIVLEATGGYQALAARTLMAEGWPAVVVNPRQVRDFARATGRMAKTDKIDAEVLAHFADAIRPEVRAMASEASQHLQDLVTRRQQLVEMMSAEKARQRSARARTGQSIEQHIDWLKQQIQDLDTQIEQLIAQSDQWQRTREILTSVPGIGAVTTGLLLASLPELGQISAKRLASLCGLAPFNRDSGQMRGKRMISGGRATVRTGLYMAALVATRHNPVIRDYYQRLLQRGKLKKVALVACMHKLVIILNAMVEHDTLWQAPACSLPAAT; encoded by the coding sequence ATGACTGAACTATCACAAGCGCATCAATGGGTTGGCATTGACGTATCCAAGCGCACCTTAGATGTGTACGTCCGTCCACTTGGATTAAGCGTTCAGGTGGCCAACAGTGACTCTGGTTTAAGAGAGTTGCTACAGGCGTTAACGGCGTTTCGTCGCGAGACGAGTCTGATTGTGCTGGAAGCGACCGGGGGCTATCAAGCCCTGGCGGCGCGAACGTTGATGGCGGAGGGCTGGCCCGCCGTTGTGGTGAATCCACGTCAAGTGCGTGATTTTGCCCGGGCCACGGGGCGCATGGCTAAAACAGACAAAATTGATGCCGAGGTGTTGGCTCACTTTGCCGATGCCATCCGTCCAGAGGTACGGGCGATGGCGAGTGAGGCCAGTCAACACCTTCAAGACCTCGTCACGCGACGGCAGCAACTCGTCGAGATGATGAGTGCCGAAAAAGCCCGGCAACGCTCAGCACGAGCCAGGACGGGTCAGAGCATTGAGCAGCATATTGACTGGCTCAAGCAACAGATCCAAGACCTCGATACCCAGATTGAGCAGCTCATCGCCCAGAGCGATCAGTGGCAGCGCACCCGCGAGATCCTCACCAGTGTGCCGGGTATTGGGGCTGTGACGACGGGGCTCCTCTTGGCCTCACTCCCCGAGTTAGGACAGATCTCAGCGAAGCGCCTAGCCAGCTTGTGTGGCCTCGCCCCGTTCAACCGCGATAGCGGCCAGATGCGGGGTAAGCGGATGATTAGCGGCGGTCGAGCCACCGTGCGCACAGGCCTCTACATGGCCGCGTTAGTCGCCACTCGCCATAATCCGGTCATTCGCGATTACTACCAGCGCCTGCTGCAGCGGGGAAAACTCAAAAAGGTTGCCCTGGTGGCCTGCATGCACAAACTGGTGATTATTCTCAATGCCATGGTAGAACATGACACCCTCTGGCAGGCTCCGGCTTGCTCCCTGCCCGCCGCCACATAA
- a CDS encoding Fur family transcriptional regulator, translated as MAAYTPSALKAELNERGWRMTPQRETMLKTFQNLPESTHLSAEDLCELLEKEGEPISLSTIYRNLKLMARMGILRELELAEGQKRYEINQPAPHHHHHLICVRCNKTIEFKNDSVLKVGAKTADRSGYHILDCQLLIHGICPTCQRSIVPI; from the coding sequence GTGGCGGCTTACACTCCATCAGCCCTAAAAGCCGAGCTCAATGAGCGCGGCTGGCGCATGACTCCCCAGCGAGAGACCATGCTCAAAACCTTCCAGAATTTGCCTGAGAGCACTCACCTGAGCGCTGAAGATCTCTGCGAACTATTGGAAAAAGAGGGCGAACCGATTAGCCTCTCTACTATCTACCGCAACCTGAAGCTGATGGCCCGCATGGGCATCTTGCGCGAGCTAGAGCTAGCCGAGGGCCAAAAGCGCTACGAAATCAACCAGCCCGCACCCCACCACCACCACCACTTGATCTGCGTGCGGTGCAACAAAACCATCGAGTTTAAAAACGACTCGGTGCTCAAGGTAGGGGCTAAAACCGCCGATCGCTCCGGCTACCACATTCTCGACTGCCAGCTGCTGATCCACGGCATTTGCCCGACCTGCCAGCGATCGATCGTGCCAATTTAA
- a CDS encoding 16S rRNA (uracil(1498)-N(3))-methyltransferase: protein MVEPGQVVADQLRLSSSQQHYLYRVLRLGAGQQFVALDGQGQQWIATLTTESDLATLVATPPLPESRQAPIALAIALPKGSGFDDVVRQTTELGVSTLQPVISDRTLHQPNPKKLERWQRIAAEATEQSERLLLPQLLPPLPWRDYLKQPTTGYRWICVARGDAPHLLAVAQASDPALPVVVAIGPEGGWTGAEVEGAIAAGFQPVSLGPHILRAVTAPLAALTLVAAARRQGQFSSEI from the coding sequence ATGGTTGAACCTGGCCAGGTGGTGGCTGATCAGCTGCGCCTGAGCAGCAGCCAGCAGCACTACCTATACCGGGTGCTGCGCCTGGGGGCAGGGCAGCAGTTTGTTGCCCTCGACGGGCAGGGGCAGCAGTGGATTGCGACGTTGACGACGGAGTCTGACCTGGCAACCCTCGTGGCGACTCCACCCTTACCAGAGAGCAGGCAGGCTCCGATCGCCCTGGCAATCGCATTGCCTAAGGGCAGCGGCTTTGACGACGTGGTGCGCCAAACTACCGAACTGGGGGTAAGTACCCTACAGCCGGTGATTAGCGATCGCACCCTGCACCAGCCCAACCCCAAAAAGCTAGAGCGCTGGCAGCGCATTGCCGCCGAAGCCACTGAACAATCTGAACGGCTGCTGCTGCCCCAACTTTTGCCCCCCTTGCCCTGGCGGGACTACCTCAAGCAGCCCACGACAGGATATCGGTGGATCTGTGTAGCTCGGGGCGATGCACCTCACCTGTTGGCGGTGGCTCAGGCTAGCGATCCTGCCCTGCCCGTCGTGGTTGCCATTGGGCCAGAGGGGGGGTGGACTGGGGCAGAGGTGGAGGGTGCGATCGCGGCAGGCTTTCAGCCCGTTTCCCTTGGGCCGCACATTCTGCGGGCTGTCACCGCTCCCCTGGCAGCGCTCACTCTAGTTGCCGCTGCTCGCCGCCAGGGCCAATTTTCATCAGAAATCTAA
- a CDS encoding 2-phosphosulfolactate phosphatase family protein, whose amino-acid sequence MKLFLFHTPEEVPEQDAPDAGPDSAPDCAIAIDVLRATTTMAAALAAGAEAIQVFSDIDSLLSVSAAWPTDQRLRAGERGGGKVEGCDLGNSPLDHSPERTGGKRLFMSTTNGTRCLKRIEHAPTVITAALTTRQAVVNFLLSQNPETVWLVGSGWEGTYSLEDTVCAGAIVHGIIAATGQTFKDLAGNDAAIAAVSLYLQWQDQLLDLMHYASHGQRLLRLNNEADLKYCAQLDVLDIVPRQHEVGVLGL is encoded by the coding sequence GTGAAGTTATTTCTATTCCACACTCCCGAAGAAGTACCTGAGCAGGATGCACCGGACGCTGGGCCGGATTCTGCCCCGGACTGTGCGATCGCCATTGATGTGCTACGGGCCACCACCACCATGGCCGCTGCCCTCGCAGCGGGGGCAGAAGCCATTCAGGTGTTTAGCGACATCGATAGTTTGTTAAGCGTGAGCGCCGCCTGGCCCACCGACCAACGCCTGCGGGCGGGCGAACGGGGCGGCGGCAAAGTCGAAGGCTGCGACCTAGGCAACTCACCCCTCGACCATTCCCCTGAGCGCACCGGGGGCAAGCGGTTGTTTATGAGCACCACCAACGGCACCCGCTGTCTCAAGCGCATCGAGCACGCCCCGACGGTCATTACCGCCGCCCTAACCACCCGCCAGGCTGTGGTCAATTTCTTGCTCAGCCAAAACCCTGAAACCGTATGGTTGGTGGGCTCTGGTTGGGAGGGCACCTATTCCTTAGAAGACACGGTCTGTGCTGGGGCCATCGTTCACGGGATCATTGCGGCGACCGGGCAAACGTTTAAAGATTTGGCGGGAAATGACGCGGCGATCGCCGCTGTCAGCCTCTACCTCCAGTGGCAAGATCAGCTGCTAGATCTCATGCACTACGCCAGCCACGGCCAGCGCCTGCTGCGCCTCAATAACGAAGCTGACCTCAAATATTGTGCGCAGCTCGATGTGCTCGACATCGTACCCCGTCAGCACGAGGTAGGGGTGCTTGGGCTATGA
- a CDS encoding DUF4912 domain-containing protein produces the protein MPSPRLPLEEMTLRQLRKVASEYEVSRYSRMRKTELIAAIQAIDAKRSLGTATTATPSVPAAVPTTVSTAVPAMASATVAPTPVYTAPTPPSVEVLATVDEGLADLPSGYGESRIVLMPRDPQWAYAYWDIPHTHKDELRRQGGSRLALRFYDVTDMDLLRQTPHSLQQYECDEMAREWYLPIPVSDRDYVAEIGYLCNDGRWLVLARSLPVHIPPVYPSDWVEDHFLTVDWQADLRGQTLITLKHPSQRAAESANAIYDEVYAMTQSTEAQRVAGSLFGSMQHVPGSHVPGSMAPEKAVSSYVFPSGAGLWAVPGAAPGAMAGVPTMSGIGAFSGLTMSGAGLTMSGAGFSASAPPIRPRKFWLVADAELIVYGATEPDATVTIGGQPIKLNSDGTFRFQMSFQDGNIDYPIMAVAADGEQTRAVHMTFDRATPSRHTNTKDEAVLEWLP, from the coding sequence ATGCCATCGCCCCGCCTGCCCTTAGAAGAAATGACCCTGCGGCAGCTCCGCAAGGTGGCCAGCGAATACGAAGTGTCTCGCTACAGCCGGATGCGCAAAACTGAGCTGATTGCAGCAATTCAGGCCATCGATGCCAAGCGCAGTCTAGGGACAGCAACAACCGCCACCCCCTCGGTGCCAGCCGCAGTGCCGACGACAGTATCGACAGCTGTGCCCGCCATGGCCAGTGCTACCGTCGCCCCTACCCCAGTCTACACAGCCCCCACACCACCCTCGGTCGAAGTTTTGGCTACCGTCGATGAAGGGCTGGCTGACCTGCCCAGTGGCTACGGCGAAAGCCGCATTGTGCTTATGCCCCGCGACCCCCAATGGGCCTACGCCTATTGGGATATTCCCCACACTCACAAAGATGAGCTGCGACGTCAGGGCGGATCGCGCTTGGCACTGCGGTTCTACGACGTCACCGACATGGATCTTCTGCGTCAGACCCCTCACAGTCTGCAACAGTACGAATGCGATGAAATGGCACGGGAGTGGTATCTGCCCATTCCGGTGAGCGATCGCGACTATGTGGCCGAGATCGGCTACCTCTGCAACGATGGCCGCTGGCTGGTGCTGGCCCGGTCGCTGCCGGTTCACATTCCCCCTGTCTACCCCTCCGACTGGGTCGAAGATCACTTTCTGACCGTCGACTGGCAGGCTGACCTGCGCGGCCAGACCCTGATCACCCTGAAGCATCCCAGCCAGCGCGCTGCCGAGAGCGCCAACGCCATCTACGACGAAGTTTATGCCATGACCCAATCGACCGAGGCCCAGCGGGTCGCCGGTTCTTTGTTTGGCTCCATGCAGCATGTGCCGGGTTCCCACGTGCCCGGTTCGATGGCTCCCGAAAAAGCGGTCAGCTCCTACGTGTTCCCGTCTGGAGCTGGGCTCTGGGCTGTTCCTGGGGCTGCGCCAGGGGCCATGGCTGGAGTGCCCACCATGTCGGGCATCGGTGCCTTTAGCGGACTGACCATGTCGGGGGCTGGGCTGACCATGTCGGGGGCTGGGTTCTCGGCGTCGGCTCCCCCCATTCGCCCCCGCAAGTTTTGGCTGGTGGCCGATGCTGAGCTAATCGTCTACGGCGCTACCGAGCCCGATGCCACCGTTACCATTGGGGGGCAGCCGATTAAGCTCAACTCCGATGGCACCTTCCGGTTCCAAATGTCCTTCCAAGATGGCAACATTGACTATCCGATTATGGCGGTAGCAGCGGATGGCGAACAGACCCGCGCTGTTCACATGACCTTCGATCGCGCTACCCCCTCGCGCCACACCAACACCAAAGACGAAGCGGTATTGGAGTGGCTGCCCTAG
- a CDS encoding DUF2993 domain-containing protein: MSSDPAHAPDSGASVNASGDPSGARGSRLISRLLPPAIRLWLHTQLDHIEGLEFAIDGKDRQILGGYLPGVTLVARQAVYRGLHLSQAQVSAADIRVNLPQVLRGKPLRLLQPFPVEGQVTMLTADLRASLQSSLLGQGLRDVLTQLLAGTDPAVSLDPWLGDEQAHAAVDIALETDRLTLRWPGRSPLAEALELTTGLIMQDGRWLCLRQPVMRRLPATGAPSPPVALADTAFDLGPEVNIRDLSVGPEGIDLVGLVRVIPAD, translated from the coding sequence ATGTCCTCTGATCCTGCTCATGCTCCCGACTCTGGGGCTTCAGTGAATGCTTCTGGTGATCCTTCTGGAGCCAGGGGCAGTCGCCTGATTAGTCGGCTGCTGCCGCCGGCCATTCGCCTGTGGCTGCACACCCAGCTCGACCATATTGAAGGGCTAGAGTTTGCGATCGACGGCAAAGATCGACAAATTTTGGGGGGCTACCTGCCGGGGGTCACGCTGGTTGCTCGCCAGGCGGTATACCGGGGGCTGCATTTGAGTCAGGCCCAGGTGAGTGCAGCCGATATTCGCGTCAACCTGCCCCAGGTACTTCGAGGTAAACCGCTGCGGCTGTTACAGCCTTTTCCGGTAGAGGGGCAAGTGACCATGCTGACTGCCGATCTGCGGGCATCGCTGCAATCCTCTCTGCTGGGCCAGGGCCTGCGAGATGTGTTGACCCAACTGCTGGCGGGGACTGATCCCGCCGTTTCTCTCGATCCGTGGCTAGGCGACGAGCAGGCCCACGCCGCCGTAGACATCGCGCTAGAGACCGATCGCCTGACGCTGCGCTGGCCGGGGCGATCGCCCTTGGCCGAGGCCCTAGAGCTAACCACAGGCCTGATCATGCAGGATGGGCGGTGGCTGTGCCTGCGTCAGCCCGTGATGCGGCGACTGCCCGCGACCGGAGCGCCGTCACCGCCGGTAGCCCTGGCTGACACTGCCTTTGACCTAGGGCCAGAGGTCAATATTCGAGACCTCTCCGTTGGCCCTGAAGGCATTGACCTGGTGGGTTTGGTGCGGGTGATTCCAGCCGATTAA
- a CDS encoding Rieske 2Fe-2S domain-containing protein, protein MTSLAIAPQSTGSISPLAAGGPDPNRFDWAEAWYPIAYIEDLDPATPTRFTLLERDIVIWWDPQGEAWRVFEDKCPHRLAPLSEGRVNPAGELECPYHGWTFSGDGACTHIPQQPLDGDAHRSGRACAKAIPTAIHQGLLFAYPGQAQNAPNVEVPIIGPLAAEPDGWVVLNTFRDLPYDALTLLENVLDASHIPYTHHQTVGKRENAAPMEMEVLEAGKQGFRGLWPEGPRKGKLGTQHTTFIAPALMYHDLTSKQFGRTMTVVYATPMRKGECRLFARFPFKFSSKLPATIIGLTPRWFSHIGNNAVLEDDQIFLHLQERILEKALHPASFDENRNYAQACYLPTQADRYVLAFRNWVNDFNADPFPGRALGPALPKAALLDRYHSHTQHCHSCRTALKRLQTIRWGLLGVSAVGWSVLPLAIATGAITGPAATVLSTLPLGTAAAWAGLGQLQQRFYQGRAVPPRNRPEKKAQAKA, encoded by the coding sequence ATGACTTCCCTTGCGATCGCCCCCCAGTCTACGGGGTCTATCTCCCCTCTGGCCGCTGGCGGCCCCGACCCCAATCGCTTTGACTGGGCCGAAGCCTGGTATCCGATCGCCTACATCGAAGATCTAGATCCCGCCACCCCCACCCGCTTCACCCTGCTCGAACGGGACATCGTCATTTGGTGGGACCCCCAAGGTGAAGCCTGGCGAGTGTTTGAAGACAAATGCCCCCACCGCCTTGCTCCCCTCTCCGAAGGACGGGTCAACCCCGCTGGCGAGCTAGAGTGCCCCTACCACGGCTGGACCTTCTCCGGCGACGGAGCCTGCACCCACATTCCTCAGCAGCCGCTCGATGGCGACGCCCATCGGTCGGGTCGCGCTTGCGCCAAAGCCATACCCACCGCCATTCACCAGGGACTGCTCTTTGCCTACCCCGGCCAGGCCCAAAATGCTCCCAACGTTGAGGTGCCAATCATTGGCCCCCTGGCCGCAGAGCCCGACGGCTGGGTGGTGCTCAATACCTTTCGAGACTTGCCCTACGATGCGCTCACCCTGCTCGAAAACGTGCTGGATGCCAGCCACATTCCCTACACCCACCACCAGACCGTAGGCAAGCGTGAAAACGCTGCCCCTATGGAAATGGAGGTGCTGGAGGCGGGTAAGCAGGGCTTTCGGGGGCTGTGGCCCGAAGGCCCTCGCAAGGGCAAGCTGGGCACTCAGCACACCACCTTCATCGCCCCGGCGCTGATGTATCACGACCTCACCTCGAAGCAGTTTGGCCGCACCATGACCGTGGTTTACGCGACCCCAATGCGCAAGGGTGAGTGCCGGTTGTTTGCCCGTTTTCCGTTCAAATTTTCGTCGAAGCTGCCTGCGACCATCATTGGCCTCACGCCCCGCTGGTTTAGCCACATCGGCAACAATGCCGTGCTCGAAGACGATCAAATTTTTCTACATCTGCAAGAGCGCATCCTAGAGAAAGCACTGCACCCAGCCTCGTTCGACGAAAACCGGAACTACGCCCAGGCCTGCTACCTGCCTACCCAGGCCGATCGCTACGTGCTGGCCTTTCGCAACTGGGTCAACGACTTTAACGCCGACCCCTTCCCCGGTCGCGCCCTGGGGCCGGCGTTGCCCAAAGCCGCCCTGCTCGATCGCTACCACTCTCACACCCAGCACTGTCACAGCTGTCGCACCGCGCTGAAGCGCCTACAAACAATCCGCTGGGGGCTGCTGGGGGTGAGCGCAGTGGGGTGGTCAGTGCTGCCATTGGCGATCGCCACCGGGGCAATAACTGGGCCAGCGGCCACGGTGCTTTCCACCTTGCCCCTGGGCACTGCCGCTGCTTGGGCGGGGCTTGGCCAGCTACAACAACGCTTTTACCAAGGCCGAGCTGTACCGCCCCGCAACCGACCCGAGAAAAAAGCTCAGGCCAAGGCCTAG